The following proteins are co-located in the Vidua macroura isolate BioBank_ID:100142 chromosome 1, ASM2450914v1, whole genome shotgun sequence genome:
- the MTRR gene encoding methionine synthase reductase isoform X4 — MFFCNGGRTVDRRLQELGAQHFYDTGLADDCVGLELVVDPWIDGLWLALKEALQLQKEKEGMNNAVNAVSRSLSTAPHVVHELKLSSEVQNLKLEDEGARGSDNLSQKVDDINLVAPARDTEPSLAHSVPPVSQSALNIPALPPEYIEVEFQDTQGENPHLSSLTSEGTTFEVPVTKAVQLTREDAIKTALLLELDIADTAFEYQPGDAFCVICPNNVSEVEKLLHILGLSEKGDDFVCVKVKQGTKKKGASRPQHIPERSTLKFILTWCLEIRAIPKKAFLRALVECTSDAGEKRRLQELCSRQGASDYTRFIRDSNVCLLDLLHAFPSCKPSLSLLIEHLPKLQARSYSVSSSNLYQPGRLCFVFNVVEFPASPSRPISRKGVCTGWLAELVAPLLHPSKNSQDTKGESTSTEKISIFPRPNNAFHLPADPSVPFIMVGPGTGIAPFIGFLQHRQKLREQHTDWEFGETWLFFGCRHQDRDYLFKDELRCFLENGTLTHLKVCFSRDSSTAEVAPPKYVQDVLRLCAKEVARILLKERGYFYICGDKKRMADDVSDAIVDILSMEMQADKLEAMKILAMLREAKRYLQDVWS, encoded by the exons ATGTTCTTTTGTAATGGCGGAAGGACAGTAGACCGACGACTTCAAGAACTTGGTGCCCAACACTTCTATGACACAGGATTAGCAGATGACTGTGTAGG TTTGGAATTAGTGGTTGATCCTTGGATTGATGGACTTTGGCTTGCCCTCAAGGAAGCGTTACAactgcagaaagagaaagaaggcaTGAACAATGCTGTCAATGCTGTTTCCAGATCTCTCTCTACAGCTCCACATGTTGTGCATGAGCTAAAGCTAAGCTCTGAAGTACAGAACTTGAAGCTAGAAGATGAGGGAGCAAGGGGTTCTGATAATCTGTCACAGAAAGTGGATGACATCAATCTTGTGGCTCCAGCTAGAGACACAGAACCTTCACTTGCTCATTCTGTCCCTCCTGTCTCTCAGTCTGCCCTTAATATTCCTGCCTTGCCACCAGAATATATAGAGGTGGAGTTTCAGGACACCCAGGGTGAG AATCCGCATCTGTCTTCACTTACCTCAGAGGGAACAACCTTTGAAGTGCCAGTTACAAAAGCAGTTCAGCTCACTAGGGAAGATGCGATAAAGACTGCATTGCTCTTAGAGCTTGATATTGCA GATACAGCTTTTGAGTACCAGCCTGGAGATGCCTTCTGTGTAATATGTCCCAACAATGTCAGTGAAGTGGAAAAGCTTCTTCACATTTTGGGGCTTTCTGAAAAAGGAGATGACTTTGTTTGTGTAAAAGTTAAGCAGGGCACTAAAAAGAAAG GAGCATCTCGTCCACAACACATCCCTGAAAGAAGCACTCTCAAATTCATTCTAACCTGGTGTCTGGAAATAAGAGCAATTCCCAAAAAG GCATTTTTGCGAGCTCTTGTAGAATGTACCAGTGATGCAGGAGAAAAACGGAGGCTTCAAGAGCTTTGCAGCAGACAAGGAGCCTCTGATTATACTCGCTTTATTAGAGATTCTAATGTTTGCCTCCTGGATTTACTTCATGCTTTTCCAAGCTGCAAGCCTTCACTTAGCCTGTTAATTG aACATCTTCCTAAATTACAAGCTAGATCCTACTCTGTCTCAAG ttcaaACTTATATCAACCAGGAAGGCTGTGCTTTGTATTTAATGTTGTGGAGTTCCCTGCCAGTCCCTCTAGACCAATCTCACGGAAAGGAGTATGTACAGGGTGGCTTGCTGAGTTAGTTGCACCTCTACTGCACCCCAGTAAAAACTCTCAGGATACAAAAGGAGAAAGCACTTCTACTGAAAAG atctCTATTTTTCCTCGTCCAAACAATGCTTTCCACTTACCTGCAGACCCATCTGTGCCATTCATTATGGTTGGTCCAGGAACAGGAATTGCACCATTTATTGGTTTCCTACAACATAG gcAGAAGCTCAGAGAACAGCATACAGACTGGGAATTTGGAGAAACATGGCTGTTTTTTGGTTGTCGGCATCAGGATCGAGACTATTTGTTCAA AGATGAGCTCCGATGTTTTCTTGAAAATGGAACCTTAACTCATCTTAAGGTTTGTTTCTCAAGAGACTCTTCAACTGCGGAAGTGGCCCCACCTAAATATGTGCAAGATGTCCTTAGGCTTTGTGCTAAGGAAGTTGCCAGAATCCTGCTGAAAGAGAGAGGTTACTTCTATATATGTGG agataAGAAGCGCATGGCTGATGATGTAAGTGATGCCATAGTAGACATTTTAAGCATGGAAATGCAAGCTGACAAATTGGAAGCAATGAAAATCCTGGCCATGCTTCGAGAAGCAAAACGATATTTGCAGGATGTTTGGAGCTAa
- the MTRR gene encoding methionine synthase reductase isoform X2: protein MVVHLQYNLETEKDPVVIVISTTGTGDPPDTARKFVKKIQDKTLPPDHFAHLQYGLLGLGDSEYMFFCNGGRTVDRRLQELGAQHFYDTGLADDCVGLELVVDPWIDGLWLALKEALQLQKEKEGMNNAVNAVSRSLSTAPHVVHELKLSSEVQNLKLEDEGARGSDNLSQKVDDINLVAPARDTEPSLAHSVPPVSQSALNIPALPPEYIEVEFQDTQGENPHLSSLTSEGTTFEVPVTKAVQLTREDAIKTALLLELDIADTAFEYQPGDAFCVICPNNVSEVEKLLHILGLSEKGDDFVCVKVKQGTKKKGASRPQHIPERSTLKFILTWCLEIRAIPKKAFLRALVECTSDAGEKRRLQELCSRQGASDYTRFIRDSNVCLLDLLHAFPSCKPSLSLLIEHLPKLQARSYSVSSSNLYQPGRLCFVFNVVEFPASPSRPISRKGVCTGWLAELVAPLLHPSKNSQDTKGESTSTEKISIFPRPNNAFHLPADPSVPFIMVGPGTGIAPFIGFLQHRQKLREQHTDWEFGETWLFFGCRHQDRDYLFKDELRCFLENGTLTHLKVCFSRDSSTAEVAPPKYVQDVLRLCAKEVARILLKERGYFYICGDKKRMADDVSDAIVDILSMEMQADKLEAMKILAMLREAKRYLQDVWS from the exons GTCTGGGAGATTCAGAGTACATGTTCTTTTGTAATGGCGGAAGGACAGTAGACCGACGACTTCAAGAACTTGGTGCCCAACACTTCTATGACACAGGATTAGCAGATGACTGTGTAGG TTTGGAATTAGTGGTTGATCCTTGGATTGATGGACTTTGGCTTGCCCTCAAGGAAGCGTTACAactgcagaaagagaaagaaggcaTGAACAATGCTGTCAATGCTGTTTCCAGATCTCTCTCTACAGCTCCACATGTTGTGCATGAGCTAAAGCTAAGCTCTGAAGTACAGAACTTGAAGCTAGAAGATGAGGGAGCAAGGGGTTCTGATAATCTGTCACAGAAAGTGGATGACATCAATCTTGTGGCTCCAGCTAGAGACACAGAACCTTCACTTGCTCATTCTGTCCCTCCTGTCTCTCAGTCTGCCCTTAATATTCCTGCCTTGCCACCAGAATATATAGAGGTGGAGTTTCAGGACACCCAGGGTGAG AATCCGCATCTGTCTTCACTTACCTCAGAGGGAACAACCTTTGAAGTGCCAGTTACAAAAGCAGTTCAGCTCACTAGGGAAGATGCGATAAAGACTGCATTGCTCTTAGAGCTTGATATTGCA GATACAGCTTTTGAGTACCAGCCTGGAGATGCCTTCTGTGTAATATGTCCCAACAATGTCAGTGAAGTGGAAAAGCTTCTTCACATTTTGGGGCTTTCTGAAAAAGGAGATGACTTTGTTTGTGTAAAAGTTAAGCAGGGCACTAAAAAGAAAG GAGCATCTCGTCCACAACACATCCCTGAAAGAAGCACTCTCAAATTCATTCTAACCTGGTGTCTGGAAATAAGAGCAATTCCCAAAAAG GCATTTTTGCGAGCTCTTGTAGAATGTACCAGTGATGCAGGAGAAAAACGGAGGCTTCAAGAGCTTTGCAGCAGACAAGGAGCCTCTGATTATACTCGCTTTATTAGAGATTCTAATGTTTGCCTCCTGGATTTACTTCATGCTTTTCCAAGCTGCAAGCCTTCACTTAGCCTGTTAATTG aACATCTTCCTAAATTACAAGCTAGATCCTACTCTGTCTCAAG ttcaaACTTATATCAACCAGGAAGGCTGTGCTTTGTATTTAATGTTGTGGAGTTCCCTGCCAGTCCCTCTAGACCAATCTCACGGAAAGGAGTATGTACAGGGTGGCTTGCTGAGTTAGTTGCACCTCTACTGCACCCCAGTAAAAACTCTCAGGATACAAAAGGAGAAAGCACTTCTACTGAAAAG atctCTATTTTTCCTCGTCCAAACAATGCTTTCCACTTACCTGCAGACCCATCTGTGCCATTCATTATGGTTGGTCCAGGAACAGGAATTGCACCATTTATTGGTTTCCTACAACATAG gcAGAAGCTCAGAGAACAGCATACAGACTGGGAATTTGGAGAAACATGGCTGTTTTTTGGTTGTCGGCATCAGGATCGAGACTATTTGTTCAA AGATGAGCTCCGATGTTTTCTTGAAAATGGAACCTTAACTCATCTTAAGGTTTGTTTCTCAAGAGACTCTTCAACTGCGGAAGTGGCCCCACCTAAATATGTGCAAGATGTCCTTAGGCTTTGTGCTAAGGAAGTTGCCAGAATCCTGCTGAAAGAGAGAGGTTACTTCTATATATGTGG agataAGAAGCGCATGGCTGATGATGTAAGTGATGCCATAGTAGACATTTTAAGCATGGAAATGCAAGCTGACAAATTGGAAGCAATGAAAATCCTGGCCATGCTTCGAGAAGCAAAACGATATTTGCAGGATGTTTGGAGCTAa
- the MTRR gene encoding methionine synthase reductase isoform X3, with protein sequence MCLGDSEYMFFCNGGRTVDRRLQELGAQHFYDTGLADDCVGLELVVDPWIDGLWLALKEALQLQKEKEGMNNAVNAVSRSLSTAPHVVHELKLSSEVQNLKLEDEGARGSDNLSQKVDDINLVAPARDTEPSLAHSVPPVSQSALNIPALPPEYIEVEFQDTQGENPHLSSLTSEGTTFEVPVTKAVQLTREDAIKTALLLELDIADTAFEYQPGDAFCVICPNNVSEVEKLLHILGLSEKGDDFVCVKVKQGTKKKGASRPQHIPERSTLKFILTWCLEIRAIPKKAFLRALVECTSDAGEKRRLQELCSRQGASDYTRFIRDSNVCLLDLLHAFPSCKPSLSLLIEHLPKLQARSYSVSSSNLYQPGRLCFVFNVVEFPASPSRPISRKGVCTGWLAELVAPLLHPSKNSQDTKGESTSTEKISIFPRPNNAFHLPADPSVPFIMVGPGTGIAPFIGFLQHRQKLREQHTDWEFGETWLFFGCRHQDRDYLFKDELRCFLENGTLTHLKVCFSRDSSTAEVAPPKYVQDVLRLCAKEVARILLKERGYFYICGDKKRMADDVSDAIVDILSMEMQADKLEAMKILAMLREAKRYLQDVWS encoded by the exons GTCTGGGAGATTCAGAGTACATGTTCTTTTGTAATGGCGGAAGGACAGTAGACCGACGACTTCAAGAACTTGGTGCCCAACACTTCTATGACACAGGATTAGCAGATGACTGTGTAGG TTTGGAATTAGTGGTTGATCCTTGGATTGATGGACTTTGGCTTGCCCTCAAGGAAGCGTTACAactgcagaaagagaaagaaggcaTGAACAATGCTGTCAATGCTGTTTCCAGATCTCTCTCTACAGCTCCACATGTTGTGCATGAGCTAAAGCTAAGCTCTGAAGTACAGAACTTGAAGCTAGAAGATGAGGGAGCAAGGGGTTCTGATAATCTGTCACAGAAAGTGGATGACATCAATCTTGTGGCTCCAGCTAGAGACACAGAACCTTCACTTGCTCATTCTGTCCCTCCTGTCTCTCAGTCTGCCCTTAATATTCCTGCCTTGCCACCAGAATATATAGAGGTGGAGTTTCAGGACACCCAGGGTGAG AATCCGCATCTGTCTTCACTTACCTCAGAGGGAACAACCTTTGAAGTGCCAGTTACAAAAGCAGTTCAGCTCACTAGGGAAGATGCGATAAAGACTGCATTGCTCTTAGAGCTTGATATTGCA GATACAGCTTTTGAGTACCAGCCTGGAGATGCCTTCTGTGTAATATGTCCCAACAATGTCAGTGAAGTGGAAAAGCTTCTTCACATTTTGGGGCTTTCTGAAAAAGGAGATGACTTTGTTTGTGTAAAAGTTAAGCAGGGCACTAAAAAGAAAG GAGCATCTCGTCCACAACACATCCCTGAAAGAAGCACTCTCAAATTCATTCTAACCTGGTGTCTGGAAATAAGAGCAATTCCCAAAAAG GCATTTTTGCGAGCTCTTGTAGAATGTACCAGTGATGCAGGAGAAAAACGGAGGCTTCAAGAGCTTTGCAGCAGACAAGGAGCCTCTGATTATACTCGCTTTATTAGAGATTCTAATGTTTGCCTCCTGGATTTACTTCATGCTTTTCCAAGCTGCAAGCCTTCACTTAGCCTGTTAATTG aACATCTTCCTAAATTACAAGCTAGATCCTACTCTGTCTCAAG ttcaaACTTATATCAACCAGGAAGGCTGTGCTTTGTATTTAATGTTGTGGAGTTCCCTGCCAGTCCCTCTAGACCAATCTCACGGAAAGGAGTATGTACAGGGTGGCTTGCTGAGTTAGTTGCACCTCTACTGCACCCCAGTAAAAACTCTCAGGATACAAAAGGAGAAAGCACTTCTACTGAAAAG atctCTATTTTTCCTCGTCCAAACAATGCTTTCCACTTACCTGCAGACCCATCTGTGCCATTCATTATGGTTGGTCCAGGAACAGGAATTGCACCATTTATTGGTTTCCTACAACATAG gcAGAAGCTCAGAGAACAGCATACAGACTGGGAATTTGGAGAAACATGGCTGTTTTTTGGTTGTCGGCATCAGGATCGAGACTATTTGTTCAA AGATGAGCTCCGATGTTTTCTTGAAAATGGAACCTTAACTCATCTTAAGGTTTGTTTCTCAAGAGACTCTTCAACTGCGGAAGTGGCCCCACCTAAATATGTGCAAGATGTCCTTAGGCTTTGTGCTAAGGAAGTTGCCAGAATCCTGCTGAAAGAGAGAGGTTACTTCTATATATGTGG agataAGAAGCGCATGGCTGATGATGTAAGTGATGCCATAGTAGACATTTTAAGCATGGAAATGCAAGCTGACAAATTGGAAGCAATGAAAATCCTGGCCATGCTTCGAGAAGCAAAACGATATTTGCAGGATGTTTGGAGCTAa